One window from the genome of Nicotiana tomentosiformis chromosome 5, ASM39032v3, whole genome shotgun sequence encodes:
- the LOC138892687 gene encoding serine/threonine-protein phosphatase 7 long form homolog has product MWEFIRDHPLHPSIVRRLQDMDFYRIIEIDRLQFDWALITAMIERRRPETHTFHLPIGEATITLEGVKVLFGLLFDGLHVAYPHVVRDYRGLHYLHMLQRLTGFQPVEETTLSGATILQLTSIRYHLEAMDAEITDNSPPEVIDRHTRLVLLLMFGGVLFPNTL; this is encoded by the coding sequence atgtgggagttTATTAGGGACCACCCACTCCATCCCAGTATAGTTAGACGCCTTCAGGATATGGATTTCTACAGGATCATAGAGATCGACCGGTTGCAGTTCGACTGGGCGTTGATCACGGCTATGATAGAGCGGcggcgaccggagacgcacacgtTTCATCTACCCATCGGCGAGGCGACCATCACGCTTGAGGGCGTGAAGGTTCTTTTCGGGTTGCTATTTGATGGGTTGCATGTAGCTTACCCGCATGTTGTCAGAGACTATAGGGGATTGCATTACCTACATATGTTGCAGCGGCTCACCGGATTCCAGCCAGTGGAGGAGACGACATTGAGTGGAGCCACTATTTTGCAGCTGACGTCCATCCGATATCATCTGGAGGCGATGGATGCGGAGATTACGGATAATTCACCGCCGGAGGTTATCGATCGGCATACGAGATTGGTGTTGCTGCTGATGTTTGGTGGTGTACTGTTCCCGAACACTTTGTGA
- the LOC138892688 gene encoding uncharacterized protein — MLAHKVVAGREQIKKINEKLKAGREEEPKKYDESFKSATDGEETVSSETEQVSSGSIVTPETISEITTNLENRFVLVGSMAGVEIIESGEVGGKMKKEKKKKSKGVRSAGEESAGIEESVKKTGGSGSGEATEGLVQLGKNVDEPRKSQKKKSEAELKKALEESKRKDAAKGKKKVSELVEAVEIDEIDLVLRDEDETAKVEVLTPKAKKAKTSTKKSVSKSAVKSRQVNSVEEEEWSGEKEDDSNTEKDKMAKFGKRTILKGRLLGDLEGEGMVLLLEKL, encoded by the exons ATGCTTGCTCACAAGGTTGTTGCGGGGagagaacaaatcaagaaaataaatgaaaaattgAAAGCGGGTAGGGAAGAAGAACCCAAGAAATATGATGAATCATTCAAATCTGCTACTGATGGGGAAGAAACTGTTTCTTCTGAAACTGAACAGGTATCTTCTGGCTCTATAGTTACTCCTGAAACAATTTCTGAAATTACtacaaatttggagaataggtttgtaCTAGTAGGGTCTATGGCAGGCGTTGAAATTATTGAATCTGGAGAAGTTGGTGgtaaaatgaaaaaggaaaagaaaaaaaagagcaagggtgttcgaagtgct GGAGAGGAATCTGCTGGAATAGAGGAGAGTGTGAAGAAAacagggggaagtgggtctggcgaagcTACTGAAGGGCTGGTTCAACTTGGGAAAAATGTAGATGAACCT AGGAAGAGCCAGAAGAAGAAGAGTGAGGCTGAGCTGAAGAAAGCCTTagaagaaagtaaaagaaaagatgCTGCTAAGGGAAAGAAGAAGGTGAGTGAGCTTGTTGAGGCTGTTGAAATTGATGAGATAGACCTGGTCCTTCGAGATGAAGATGAAACAGCAAAAGTGGAGGTTCTGACTCCCAAAGCTAAGAAAGCCAAGACTTCCACCAAGAAGTCTGTTTCAAA GTCTGCTGTGAAATCAAGACAAGTAAATAGTGTGGAGGAAGAAGAATGGAGTGGAGAGAAAGAAGATGATTCTAACACTGAGAAAGAcaagatggccaagtttggcaAGAGAACAATTTTGAAAGGAAGACTCCTCGGGGACTTGGAGGGGGAAGGAATGGTGTTGCTTTTGGAGAAGTTGTAG
- the LOC138892689 gene encoding uncharacterized protein, with product MSAPPGNWEGQSIARPLLFNGQYYSWWKDKMRDHIIGEDYELWDIVTDGPLATIKINAEGVEVPKTRVDCTVEDLRKWEKNAKAKKWLVSGLSPDEYSRIQSCTTAKEIWDTSQVAHEGTPQVKRSRGTLYSKCENFTMKEGETIQEMYTGFTTLTNELKSFGMIIPKEYRVEKILTRVLPVTWESKITAIQESKNIATLPLDELIGNLTAYELRRQTIKMNVPNKERSLALRITEGSDLEDNEVAMITKNFKKYLRRGKGPSRSGSYSKSKIPAKQTNNGCYKCGNANHHIKNCPQ from the coding sequence atgagtgcaccacctggaaactgggaagggcaatccattGCTAGGCCACTACTCTTCAATGgccagtattactcttggtggaaagacaaaatgagagatcacatcataggagaagactatgagctatgggacattgtcacagatggcCCACTAGCTACCATAaagataaatgccgaaggagTAGAGGTGCCAAAGACAAGGGTTGACTGCACTGTTGAGgacttgaggaaatgggagaagaatgctaaagccaagaaatggcttgttagTGGACTCagtccagatgagtacagtagaatccaaagttgtaccactgctaaggAAATATGGGACACTTCacaagtggcccatgaaggaacacctcaagtgaagaggtccagaggaactCTGTATTCTAAATGTGAGAACTTTaccatgaaggaaggggaaaccatTCAAGAAATGTACACAGGGTTCACTACATTGACAAATGAACTAAAGTCTTTTGGAATGATTATTCCTAAAGAATATagagttgagaagattttgacaagggttctgcctGTTACTTGGGAGAGTaaaatcactgccattcaggaatcaaagaatattgccactctCCCATTGGATGAgttaattggaaatctcactgcttatgaacttaggagacaaaccataAAAATGAATGTACCTAATaaggaaaggagcctggcactcagaatcactgaaggttctgatctagaagataaTGAAGTGGCTATGATCACCAAGAACTTCAAGAAGTACTTGAGGAGAGGAAAGggtccttcaagaagtggaagttaTAGTAAATCAAAAATTCCTGCGAAGCAAACCAATAatggatgctacaagtgtggaaatgctaatcaccacatcaaaaactgTCCCCAATAG